The Streptomyces sp. NBC_01244 genome contains a region encoding:
- a CDS encoding GDSL-type esterase/lipase family protein, with translation MIGFRNDSMDRARRVRRLAGIGTAAALGAGALVTGGAGTAVAGPGNGPTAVVSLGDSYISGEAGRWKGNSLTNSGSRTGTDRAWVSGSSYDPGKVYGATAGGCHRSDSAEVKSAGAIADVAINLACSGAVSQNVFRASNGGVAFKGEAPQADQLAAVAASNNVKVIALSIGGNDLGFADIIKECAYDFVLWNSYCYDDQQEGVNDKIDGVMADVGKSVDEVRAVMRGAGYADSSYRIVLQSYPSPIPRGAENRYTQSDWSRLNTGGCPFWNRDSDWARDSLVPQIAGRLKAVAAAKGAQFLDLKDMMQGREVCAKASKQVTTAAPASAKTSEWARWIDSSETQGLVQESMHPNHFGQLAAGRCLALVAAQPAGSGFGCKNTAGADQSGMYLTPAP, from the coding sequence GTGATCGGATTCCGCAACGACAGCATGGACCGGGCCCGTCGCGTGCGACGACTGGCCGGGATCGGGACGGCGGCGGCGCTCGGCGCCGGGGCCCTCGTCACCGGAGGGGCCGGGACGGCCGTGGCCGGGCCGGGGAACGGGCCCACCGCCGTGGTGTCCCTCGGCGACAGCTACATCTCCGGGGAGGCCGGACGCTGGAAGGGCAACAGCCTGACCAACAGCGGGAGCCGGACCGGGACCGACCGGGCCTGGGTGAGCGGCAGCAGCTACGACCCCGGCAAGGTCTACGGGGCCACCGCCGGCGGCTGCCACCGGTCGGACTCCGCCGAGGTGAAGAGCGCCGGGGCCATCGCCGATGTCGCGATCAACCTGGCCTGCTCCGGGGCGGTCTCGCAGAACGTGTTCCGCGCCTCCAACGGGGGCGTCGCCTTCAAGGGCGAGGCCCCGCAGGCCGATCAGCTCGCCGCCGTGGCCGCGAGCAACAACGTGAAGGTCATCGCGCTGTCCATCGGCGGCAACGACCTCGGCTTCGCCGACATCATCAAGGAGTGCGCGTACGACTTCGTGCTCTGGAACTCCTACTGCTACGACGACCAGCAGGAAGGTGTGAACGACAAGATCGACGGCGTCATGGCCGACGTCGGCAAGTCCGTGGACGAGGTGCGGGCCGTCATGCGCGGCGCCGGGTACGCCGACTCCTCGTACCGGATCGTGCTGCAGTCCTACCCGTCCCCGATCCCGCGCGGCGCGGAGAACCGGTACACCCAGAGCGACTGGAGCCGGCTCAACACCGGCGGGTGCCCCTTCTGGAACCGGGACTCCGACTGGGCCCGGGACTCGCTCGTGCCGCAGATCGCCGGGCGGCTCAAGGCGGTCGCCGCCGCCAAGGGCGCGCAGTTCCTGGACCTGAAGGACATGATGCAGGGGCGCGAGGTGTGCGCGAAGGCGAGCAAGCAGGTGACCACCGCGGCGCCGGCCTCGGCGAAGACCAGCGAGTGGGCCCGCTGGATCGACAGCAGCGAGACGCAGGGCCTGGTCCAGGAGTCCATGCACCCGAACCACTTCGGTCAGCTCGCGGCCGGGCGCTGTCTGGCGCTGGTCGCGGCGCAGCCGGCGGGCAGCGGGTTCGGCTGCAAGAACACCGCCGGGGCCGACCAGAGCGGGATGTACCTGACCCCGGCTCCGTAG
- the aceB gene encoding malate synthase A codes for MSAPAPSSLAIVDAEPLPRQDEVLTEAALAFVAELHRRFAPRRAELLARRSVRRAEIARTSTLDFLPDTAQVREGDWKVAPAPAALNDRRVEITGPTDRKMTINALNSGAKVWLADFEDASAPTWENVVLGQLNLIDAYERRIDFTDARTGKAYALGPAEELATVVMRPRGWHLEERHLQFEGGPASGSLVDFGLYFFHNAKRLIALGKGPYFYLPKTESHLEARLWNEIFVFAQDYVGIPQGTVRATVLIETITAAYEMDEILFELRDHAAGLNAGRWDYLFSIVKNFRDGGEKFVLPDRNAVTMTAPFMRAYTELLVKTCHKRGAHAIGGMAAFIPSRKDAEVNKVAFEKVKADKDREAGDGFDGSWVAHPDLVPIAMASFDAVLGEKPHQKDRLREDVHVAPGELIAIDSLDAKPTYDGLRNAVQVGIRYIEAWLRGLGAVGIFGLMEDAATAEISRSQIWQWINAGVVFENGKLATADLAREVAAAELAAIRAEVGEEAFTSGKWQQAHDLLLQVSLDADYADFLTLPAYDQLIG; via the coding sequence ATGTCCGCACCAGCGCCGTCATCGCTGGCCATCGTCGACGCCGAGCCCCTGCCCCGGCAGGACGAAGTCCTCACCGAAGCGGCTCTCGCCTTCGTGGCCGAGCTCCACCGGCGGTTCGCCCCCCGCCGCGCCGAGCTCCTCGCCCGCCGCTCCGTGCGCCGCGCCGAGATCGCCCGTACCTCCACGCTCGACTTCCTCCCGGACACCGCACAGGTCCGCGAGGGCGACTGGAAGGTGGCGCCGGCCCCGGCCGCGCTGAACGACCGCCGTGTGGAGATCACCGGTCCGACGGACCGCAAGATGACCATCAACGCCCTGAACTCGGGCGCCAAGGTCTGGCTCGCAGACTTCGAGGACGCCTCGGCTCCCACCTGGGAGAACGTGGTCCTCGGCCAGCTCAACCTGATCGACGCCTACGAGCGCCGCATCGACTTCACCGACGCCCGCACCGGCAAGGCGTACGCCCTGGGGCCCGCCGAGGAGCTCGCCACCGTCGTGATGCGCCCCCGCGGCTGGCACCTGGAGGAGCGCCACCTGCAGTTCGAGGGCGGCCCGGCCTCCGGCTCGCTCGTGGACTTCGGCCTGTACTTCTTCCACAACGCCAAGCGCCTCATCGCGCTCGGCAAGGGCCCGTACTTCTACCTGCCGAAGACCGAGTCCCACCTGGAGGCGCGCCTCTGGAACGAGATCTTCGTCTTCGCCCAGGACTACGTCGGCATCCCGCAGGGCACCGTCCGCGCGACCGTCCTGATCGAGACGATCACGGCCGCGTACGAGATGGACGAGATCCTCTTCGAGCTGCGCGACCACGCGGCGGGCCTGAACGCCGGCCGCTGGGACTACCTCTTCTCCATCGTCAAGAACTTCCGTGACGGCGGCGAGAAGTTCGTCCTGCCGGACCGCAACGCGGTGACGATGACCGCCCCCTTCATGCGGGCGTACACCGAACTCCTCGTCAAGACCTGCCACAAGCGCGGCGCGCACGCCATCGGCGGCATGGCGGCCTTCATCCCGTCCCGCAAGGACGCCGAGGTCAACAAGGTCGCCTTCGAGAAGGTCAAGGCCGACAAGGACCGCGAGGCCGGCGACGGCTTCGACGGCTCCTGGGTCGCCCACCCCGACCTGGTCCCGATCGCGATGGCCTCCTTCGACGCCGTCCTGGGCGAGAAGCCCCACCAGAAGGACCGCCTCCGCGAGGACGTCCACGTGGCCCCGGGCGAGCTCATCGCGATCGATTCCCTCGACGCGAAGCCCACGTACGACGGCCTGCGCAACGCCGTCCAGGTCGGCATCCGCTACATCGAGGCGTGGCTGCGCGGCCTCGGCGCCGTCGGCATCTTCGGCCTGATGGAGGACGCCGCCACCGCCGAGATCTCGCGCTCGCAGATCTGGCAGTGGATCAACGCCGGCGTGGTCTTCGAGAACGGCAAGCTCGCCACCGCCGACCTGGCCCGCGAGGTCGCGGCCGCCGAACTCGCCGCGATCCGCGCCGAGGTCGGCGAGGAGGCCTTCACCTCCGGCAAGTGGCAGCAGGCCCACGACCTGCTCCTCCAGGTCTCCCTCGACGCCGACTACGCGGACTTCCTCACCCTCCCCGCGTACGACCAGCTCATCGGCTGA
- a CDS encoding nucleotidyltransferase family protein: MSPRSSTPDEHRHQQQHRQPAAAADRSAPPVIAGLLLAAGGGRRLGGRPKALLTYRGRPLVENAVRVLREAGCGPLHVVLGASAAEVRERADLSGCVVTDNPDWAEGMGSSLRVGLASLAGTGARAALVSLVDQPGIGPEAVARVRAAYRSPASLVAAAYEGERGHPVLFGSDRWPDIVATATGDRGARVHLTNHAAELTLVECGDVAEAFDIDTPPDLARLA, translated from the coding sequence ATGTCACCCCGCAGCAGCACACCAGACGAGCACCGGCACCAGCAGCAGCACCGGCAGCCCGCGGCGGCAGCCGACCGCTCCGCTCCCCCGGTGATCGCCGGCCTGCTCCTCGCCGCCGGCGGCGGCCGGCGCCTGGGTGGCCGGCCGAAGGCCCTGCTGACCTACCGGGGCCGCCCGCTGGTGGAGAACGCCGTACGGGTCCTGCGCGAGGCGGGCTGCGGCCCGCTGCACGTGGTGCTCGGCGCCTCCGCGGCCGAGGTGCGCGAGCGCGCCGACCTGAGCGGCTGCGTGGTGACCGACAACCCGGACTGGGCCGAGGGCATGGGCTCCTCCCTGCGGGTCGGCCTTGCCTCGCTGGCCGGTACGGGCGCCCGCGCGGCCCTGGTCTCCCTGGTGGACCAGCCGGGCATCGGCCCGGAGGCGGTGGCCCGGGTCCGGGCCGCCTACCGGTCCCCGGCGAGCCTGGTGGCGGCGGCCTACGAGGGCGAGCGCGGGCACCCGGTGCTCTTCGGGTCGGACCGCTGGCCGGACATCGTGGCGACGGCCACCGGGGACAGGGGCGCGCGGGTGCACCTGACGAACCATGCGGCGGAGCTCACCCTGGTCGAGTGCGGGGACGTGGCGGAGGCCTTCGACATCGACACCCCGCCCGACCTGGCACGACTCGCCTGA
- the yczR gene encoding MocR-like transcription factor YczR, which yields MANGRVVQTADRMIGSRQLAALLPAEVLARPGYRALADAVRTLILDGRIALHVRLPAERELAEAVGASRATVTGAYDLLRESGYVRSRRGSGTWTELPEGHRPVGAHAIVGAGGYSADGDPGIDLAIAAMGAPQDSLTDAVAWAAPRLPAFARSPGYHPFGLPDLRTAIAERFTRRGLATRPEQILVTAGAQQAFALVVSLLCRPGDRVMTENPTYANALDALRHARLRTGSIAVSDAGWDLEIAESALRQTVPRLAYVIPDFHNPTGALMPEEQRLRLLAATRRTGTWLVVDETIADIALDVPAPAPLASLAPKGGADHVVTIGSLSKTHWGGLRVGWIRATAKMITELTAVRVAADMTGSVLDQLVALPLLEGLERTLPARLERLRGQRAALIASLERHTPEWSWQVAPGGLSLWVDLGEPVSSALADRAAAAGVNIGRGARFGVDPGTFEHRLRIPYTLTADRLDEGVRRLAEAFHGGVPLPSAVERPYWVA from the coding sequence ATGGCAAACGGGCGAGTGGTCCAGACGGCGGACAGAATGATCGGCAGCCGCCAGCTCGCGGCCCTGCTTCCGGCGGAGGTACTGGCCCGCCCCGGCTACCGGGCCCTGGCCGACGCCGTCCGCACCCTGATCCTCGACGGCCGGATCGCCCTGCACGTGCGCCTGCCCGCCGAACGCGAACTCGCCGAGGCGGTCGGCGCCAGCCGGGCCACCGTCACCGGCGCCTACGACCTCCTGCGCGAGAGCGGCTACGTCCGCAGCCGCCGCGGTTCCGGGACCTGGACCGAGCTCCCCGAAGGCCACCGCCCGGTCGGCGCGCACGCCATCGTCGGCGCCGGCGGCTACAGCGCCGACGGAGACCCCGGCATCGACCTCGCCATCGCCGCCATGGGCGCGCCCCAGGACAGCCTCACCGACGCGGTGGCCTGGGCCGCGCCCAGACTCCCCGCCTTCGCCCGCAGCCCCGGCTACCACCCCTTCGGGCTGCCCGACCTGCGGACCGCCATAGCCGAGCGGTTCACCCGGCGGGGACTGGCGACCCGCCCGGAGCAGATCCTGGTCACGGCGGGCGCGCAGCAGGCGTTCGCGCTGGTGGTGAGCCTCCTGTGCCGGCCCGGGGACCGGGTGATGACCGAGAACCCGACCTACGCCAACGCCCTGGACGCCCTGCGCCACGCGCGGCTGCGCACCGGGTCGATCGCCGTCTCCGACGCCGGCTGGGACCTGGAGATCGCCGAGTCCGCGCTGCGCCAGACCGTGCCGAGGCTCGCGTACGTGATCCCCGACTTCCACAACCCGACGGGCGCGCTGATGCCGGAGGAGCAGCGGCTGCGGCTGCTGGCGGCGACCCGGCGGACCGGGACCTGGCTGGTGGTCGACGAGACCATCGCCGACATCGCGCTCGACGTGCCGGCGCCCGCCCCGCTGGCCTCGCTCGCGCCGAAGGGCGGGGCCGATCACGTGGTGACCATCGGCTCGCTGAGCAAAACGCACTGGGGCGGGCTGCGGGTGGGGTGGATCCGGGCCACCGCCAAGATGATCACGGAGCTGACGGCGGTACGGGTGGCGGCCGACATGACCGGCTCGGTCCTGGACCAGCTGGTGGCGCTGCCGCTGCTCGAGGGGCTCGAGCGGACGCTGCCCGCGCGGCTCGAGCGGCTACGAGGGCAGCGGGCGGCGCTGATCGCCTCGCTGGAGCGGCACACGCCGGAGTGGAGCTGGCAGGTGGCGCCGGGCGGGCTCTCGCTCTGGGTGGACCTGGGGGAGCCGGTCAGCTCCGCGCTGGCGGACCGGGCGGCGGCGGCCGGGGTCAACATCGGGCGGGGCGCGCGGTTCGGGGTGGATCCCGGAACCTTCGAGCACCGGCTGCGGATCCCGTACACCCTGACGGCGGATCGGCTGGACGAGGGCGTACGGAGGCTGGCGGAGGCGTTTCACGGGGGTGTGCCGCTGCCTTCGGCGGTGGAGCGGCCGTACTGGGTGGCTTAG